The genomic segment TCTCCGAGCAGGGGCGGGCCCTGGCCACGCGGGTCATGCGCAAGCACCGGCTGGCCGAGTGCCTCCTCGTCGACGTGATCGGCCTCGGCTGGGAGGACGTGCACGCGGAGGCGTGCCGTTGGGAGCACGTCATGAGCGAGCAGGTGGAGCGCAAGCTGCTCGACCTGCTCAAGCACCCGAAGGAGTCCCCGTTCGGCAACCCGATCCCGGGCCTCGAGGAGCTGGGGGAGGGCGTCGACCCGACGCAGGAGCAGGACGTGCGCGCGCTGCGCACCGTCGCCGGCCCCTCGCGGGCCCAGGTGGTCGTGCGCCGCATCGGCGAGCCGATCCAGACCGACCACGACCTCATGACGACGCTGCGCCGCGCGGGCGTCGTCCCCGGCGGGTCGGTGACGGTCCAGGAGTCGCCCGGCGGGGTCCTCGTCGGCTCGCACGGCGAGACCGCCGAGCTGACCACCGACGTCGCCGCCCACGTCTTCGTCAGCGCCTGAGCCCGGCTCCGGGGCGCCCGGTCCGTCCCGGAGCGCCCCGGTCCGCCCCGCACGCTGCGTGGGCGCGTCCTGCGGGTCCCCGCATCTCGTGGACGCGGTCCCGCGCGCTGCCCTAGGTTCGCGACCGGCGCAGGGCCCCCGGGGTCTCCCCCCCATCCCGCGGGGCCCTGCGCTGCCCGCGGCGGGCGGGCGGGCGGCCGCCCGCCCTCAGGTGCTGACGGGCGCGTTCCAGACGAGCACCACCCGCCGGTCGTGCTCGTACCCGAGCAGCGACAGCGTCGCCGGGTCGAGCCGCAGCAGCGCGCCCGCGGCCGCGTCGAGGCCGAGCCAGCGCGCGGCGAGCACGCGCAGCAGGTGCCCGTGAGCGACGAGCGCCACCGTGGGGTGCTCGCCCTCCAGGCCCTCGGTCACCCGGGCGAGCACCCGGTCGGCGCGGGCGCCCACCTCGTCCGCCGACTCCCCGCCGGGCGCCCCCCGCTCCCACACCGACCAGCCGGGGTCGCGCCGCTGCCAGTCCTTGGTCGTGATGCCCTCGACCTCGCCGTAGTCCCACTCGCGCAGGTCGTCGTCGGTGCGGTCCACCCGCAGCCCGGCCAGGTCCGCCGTGCGCCGCGCCCGCTCCAGCGGGCTCGCGACGACGAGCGAGGGCTCGTACGAGGCCACCACCGGCGCCGCCGCCCGCGCCTGCTCCTCGCCCCGCTCGGTGAGTGGCACGTCGGTGGTGCCGGTGTGCCGGCCGGTGCGGCTCCACTCGGTCTCGCCGTGGCGCAGCAGGAGCAGGCGGGGGCGCTGCGGCGGCGCCTGGTCGGGGCGGGCCTCGCCGGAGGCGGGGACGCCGGGGGAGCCGGGGGAGCCGGGGGAGCCGGGGGTCGTGTCCGTCACACGACCGACCCTAGGACGTGACCGCAGCGGCGCTCGAGGTCGCGCACACTGGGAGCACCATGCCGATCGATCCCTGGGGCTTCACCAAGCACCCCCGCGTCGAGCCGCCCAAGCGCCCCGTGCAGGAGCGCCTGGCGGACTGGGACGTGGTCTACCGCCGCCCGTCCCTGCCGCTCGTGCGCGAGCAGGCCCGCCGCTGCATGGGCTGCGGCGTGCCGTTCTGCCACGGCGGCTGCCCCCTGGGCAACCTCATCCCGGACTGGAACGAGCTCGTCGGCGACGACCGGTGGGCCGACGCCATCGAGCGGCTGCACGCCACCAACAACTTCCCGGAGTTCACCGGGTGGCTGTGCCCCGCGCCCTGCGAGGCCGCCTGCGTGCTGTCCATCAGCGACCAGCCGGTGACCATCA from the Vallicoccus soli genome contains:
- a CDS encoding metal-dependent transcriptional regulator; the protein is MYLRTIFELEEEGIIPLRARIAERLHQSGPTVSQTVARMERDGLVTVQGDRQLVLSEQGRALATRVMRKHRLAECLLVDVIGLGWEDVHAEACRWEHVMSEQVERKLLDLLKHPKESPFGNPIPGLEELGEGVDPTQEQDVRALRTVAGPSRAQVVVRRIGEPIQTDHDLMTTLRRAGVVPGGSVTVQESPGGVLVGSHGETAELTTDVAAHVFVSA
- a CDS encoding histidine phosphatase family protein; this translates as MLLLRHGETEWSRTGRHTGTTDVPLTERGEEQARAAAPVVASYEPSLVVASPLERARRTADLAGLRVDRTDDDLREWDYGEVEGITTKDWQRRDPGWSVWERGAPGGESADEVGARADRVLARVTEGLEGEHPTVALVAHGHLLRVLAARWLGLDAAAGALLRLDPATLSLLGYEHDRRVVLVWNAPVST